The genome window AGCCTGCCTTTGTAAATCAACCCGAAACCCTGGGCTCTTTTTCCATCGTGTTCGTGTATTTTTGGCAAGCCATTAGGGAAAGGGAACTTTTGATGATATATGGGGTGATTAAGCGGCAACTCTACAAAATCAAGCTCGGGGAAAACCTTTTTCATTTGCGGGCGGATAAATTGATCGAGCCCGTAGTTATCATCGATATGTAAAAAGCCACCACCGGTTAAGTACTTCCTTAGGTTGCGCACATCCTGGTCTGAAAAAATAATATTCCCATGGCCGGTCATAAAAATAAAAGGGTAATTAAAGATTTCCGCGCTGCCGGCTTCAACCACTTCGTCTTC of Mucilaginibacter xinganensis contains these proteins:
- a CDS encoding DUF4159 domain-containing protein, which produces MKKVVKLAVSLMLLVTISSFNVPTYKMAKLKYNGGGDWYGDRTALPNLIKFCNDNLKTNFQQEDEVVEAGSAEIFNYPFIFMTGHGNIIFSDQDVRNLRKYLTGGGFLHIDDNYGLDQFIRPQMKKVFPELDFVELPLNHPIYHQKFPFPNGLPKIHEHDGKRAQGFGLIYKGRLVCFYTYECDLGNGWEDYGTYANDTQENRVKALKMGANMIQYVLTQ